The Edwardsiella tarda ATCC 15947 = NBRC 105688 region TCGCCATACACCGTCGCCGAGGAGCTAAAGATAAAACCCTGCACCCCAGCCTGGCGCATCTCGTCTAGTAGCACCAGAGTCCCACTGACGTTGTTATCATAATATGCCAATGGTTTCTCCACCGACTCGCCAACGGCCTTCAGGCCGGCAAAGTGGATCACATCGCTGATGTGATGCTGGGCAAAGATCTGCTGTAACAGCGCCCGATCACGCACATCGCCACGATACAGCTGGGGCTGCTGCCCGCAGATCTGTTCGACGCGCGCCAAGGCCTGCGGAGAGGCGTTAACAAAGTTATCCAGTACCACCACCTCATCGCCACGCGCGAGCAGCGCCAATACCGTATGGGAACCAATATAACCCGCGCCCCCGGTCACCAAAATCGCCATTGTCAGTACCCTAAATTAATCGATGCGTTGTTGAAGATCGCGTAGCCAGGCGCGAAAGGCCTCCCCTTGCTGCGGATGAGTCAAACCGCCGGCGACGAAGGCCTCGGCATAGCCCAGCTTCTCGCCGCAGTCATAGGAATGCCCGACCTGACGGTAGGCCTCGACCGGACGGTGTTGCAATAGGGTAGCGATGGCATCGGAGAGCTGAATACGCTCCCAGGCACCGAAACCGGTCGCTGCCAGGATCGGCCAGATGGCGGCGGAGAGCACATAACGTCCGACCGCAGAGAGATCGGACTGATATTTCTCTGCATCTTCCGGTTTCTCCACTATCGAGGTCATGCGGGCACTCTGCCCCGGCGCTAACACCGCATCGGCACAGTTGATCACCGAGTACTCCGACAGCACCTCTAGCGGCATCGGCTGCACCAAGACCTGGCTACGACCACTCTCCTCGAAACGCTTAACCATCGCCGCCAGGTTCTGGGTTGCGGGATCGAAGGTGCTGGTGTCTAACCAGATATCCGGCAACGCCACAATAAAGGGATGCTCCCCCACCAGAGGGCGGGCGCAGAGGATGGCATGCCCCAGCCCCAACGGCTTATGCTGACGTACACTGTTGATGGTCACTCCCGGCGGGCAGATGGAGCGCACCTCATCCAGCAGTTGGCGCTTGACACGCGCCTCGAGCAGCGCCTCCAACTCGAAGGAGGTGTCGAAGTGGTTCTCGATGGCATTCTTAGAGGAGTGCGTCACCAGGATAATCTCTTTTACCCCAGCCTGGACACATTCGTG contains the following coding sequences:
- a CDS encoding sugar phosphate nucleotidyltransferase, with protein sequence MTMLKAVIPVAGLGMKMLPATKAIPKEMLPIVDKPLIQKVVHECVQAGVKEIILVTHSSKNAIENHFDTSFELEALLEARVKRQLLDEVRSICPPGVTINSVRQHKPLGLGHAILCARPLVGEHPFIVALPDIWLDTSTFDPATQNLAAMVKRFEESGRSQVLVQPMPLEVLSEYSVINCADAVLAPGQSARMTSIVEKPEDAEKYQSDLSAVGRYVLSAAIWPILAATGFGAWERIQLSDAIATLLQHRPVEAYRQVGHSYDCGEKLGYAEAFVAGGLTHPQQGEAFRAWLRDLQQRID